A single Lactuca sativa cultivar Salinas chromosome 8, Lsat_Salinas_v11, whole genome shotgun sequence DNA region contains:
- the LOC111878064 gene encoding uncharacterized protein LOC111878064, which yields MSVSLTVMTFNLLEDQPDDSSNCWEKRKDLCVSVITSYSPIILCTQQGVKSQLEYLQQCLPGYEQFGISRKGSEDVSDQYCTIFYDKEKVELLEGGTFWLSESPSVPGSMSWGSESPCIATWATFQMKGVEPPGFSFQIVNTNMDEFSPRARRRSALLTWQHIASLPPSLPVVYCGGFNTQKESTTGRFLLGRSREHGVVGDMRDAWPNARLRKNVSLIRTFHGFKGNKQGAVEFFKLIFRALCLCWDRQTQDLHVDWILFRGRSLVPVSCEVVNDNIDGQYPSSHYPIFAEFMLPRTVRLLDPPPVQDDATSPVS from the exons ATGAGTGTTTCTCTCACTGTAATGACCTTCAATCTTCTTGAAGATCAGCCTGACGATAGTTCAAATTGTTGGGAAAAGAGGAAAGATTTGTGTGTTAGTGTTATCACTAGTTACTCTCCAATCATCCTCTGCACTCAACAAG GTGTGAAGTCTCAATTGGAGTATCTTCAACAATGCTTGCCAG GGTATGAGCAATTTGGGATTTCAAGAAAAGGATCCGAAGATGTTTCAGATCAGTATTGCACCATTTTTTATGATAAGGAAAAG GTGGAGTTATTAGAAGGAGGAACATTTTGGTTATCAGAATCCCCTTCTGTTCCTGGAAGCATGTCATGGGGGAGTGAATCTCCTTGCATCGCCACATGGGCAA CGTTTCAAATGAAAGGAGTAGAGCCACCTGGGTTTTCATTCCAAATAGTGAATACAAACATGGACGAATTTAGCCCTCGTGCTCGTAGGCGAAGTGCATTGCTGACGTGGCAGCATATTGCTTCATTACCTCCTAGCTTGCCAGTTGTATATTGTGGaggttttaatacacaaaaagagTCCACCACAGGACGCTTTCTTTTGGGGAGATCAAG AGAACATGGTGTGGTAGGTGATATGAGAGATGCATGGCCTAACGCCCGATTGAGGAAAAATGTGTCTCTTATACGTACGTTTCATGGTTTTAAAG GCAACAAACAAGGAGCTGTTGAGTTCTTTAAGTTGATTTTTCGTGCACTTTGCTTGTGTTGGGATCGACAAACTCAAGATTTGCATGTAGATTGGATCCTGTTTAGGGGAAGATCATTGGTGCCTGTTTCATGTGAAGTGGTGAATGATAATATTGATGGTCAATACCCGTCTTCTCATTATCCAATCTTTGCTGAATTCATGCTTCCAAGAACAGTTAGACTCCTTGATCCGCCACCTGTCCAAGATGATGCAACTTCTCcagtttcttga